The DNA region GGTCAAAAGAATTGGGCGGAAACGCCGTCTTACCGCCTCAAAAACGGCTTCCTCGGGAAAGTCCCCCAATTCTTCCCGCCTTTTGTTGTAATAATCGATCAGCACCACGGAATCATTGATCACCACACCGGTTAATGCCACGATGCCGAAAATGGAAATAAAGGAGAGGTCAAATCCTAAAAGCAGGTGTCCCAGAACCGCCCCGACCATTCCGAACGGGATGACCGCCATGATGATCGCCGGCTGGATGTAGCTGCGAAGCTGGGCACCGAGCAGCGCGAAAATCAAAAGCAGGGCAATCGCCATGTTGCGGAAAAGAGATGCCAAATCTTCCCGCCTGTCCTCGCTCTGGCCCGCCACCCGGGCGCCCAGCTCTGGATGGGCTTCCCGGAGATCCGGCGTGATTTTTTCCATGATGCCGCCGAGTGCCTCTTCCGGTGTAGTGATCCGCCTGACCACATCGGCTGTCACACTGGTGACCCGCTGCCCGTTAACCCTGATAATTTCCGCGTAGGTCTTCTGCTGCCGAATCCTCGCCACTTTTTCAAGGGCGGCCGAATCCCCGTTGGGCAGCCTCACCCGGAAATCGGAAATACTTGCAATGGACTCCCGGTCTGATTCCGGATACCTGACCATAACGCGCAGTTCCGACTGCTCGCGCTGGATGCGCTGCACCTCGTATCCGTAAAATGCGTTTCGAAGCTGAAATCCCAGGTCCGCCGGTTTGAGTCCGGCAGCCAGGCCCACAGAGGTGAGCTCAAAAACATATTCCAGTTTGCCTGGCTTCAAACTGTCGGTTACTTCGGTAACCCCGCTCATGGCGCGCATTCTTTTTTTCAGTTCAGCGGCCGCGGCATCAAGAACCGCCGCGTCCGTGTGGGCCAGCTCGATGTTAATATCCGGACCGCCGGATACCAGGCTGCTCTGAAAGGAGAGCTCATCGGCATTGGGTATGGCACCGATGGTCTCGCGAAGCCGGTTGGCCACTTCCTGTGCGGAAATATCGCGCCTCGGGGGATCAATCAATTGAATCTGAAGCTCCGCGCTATTGCCGCCCGCCGCGCCTCCCCCCTGGGAAGCGGGGGGCGTCTGCTGGGAAAAACGGCCTCCCACCAGAAGCGAAGTGCTTTCAAACAAACTTTTCCCCGCCTTTTCCCGAAGTTCGGCTGCCACCTGTTCCGCGGCATTCATCATTTTGGCGGCATTGTGCCGCGTGACTTCAAACGGCGTCCCTACGGGCATAATTAATGTGGCTGTCACCCGGCTCCCTTCAATCTGGGGGAAAAAAATAAAGCGGATTATCCCGACCCTCAGCATCGCCCCGATAATAATCAACAAGGCGACAAAAGCCGCCAGCACCGCATAGCGCCACCGCACGGCCACTCTCAGGACCGGCAGCAGAAGCTGGTCGACAAATTTTCTGAGCAGCTGGCTGAACCCCTTGTTGATACTTAAAACCACACCCCGGCTCCACCGGCTGGAAGAAGACAGGTGCGCCGGCAGAATCGTAAACGCCTCCAAAAGGGATATCAATAAAATGCTGATCACGAAGATGGGGATGGGCCGCATGATCTGGCCCAGAGTGCCGGTAGTAAATGCGAGCGGGGCAAAAGCGGCGACCGTCGTGAAAACACCGATGGAAACCGGGGCGCGAACTGCCTGTACGCCGGCTATAGCCGCTTTTTCATCTTCTTTGCCGGACTCCTGCTCGACAAAAATGCTCTCTCCGGTAACAATGGCATCATCGACCACAATGCCAAGCACCACGATCAGGGCAAACAAGGTGACCATATTAAAGCTCATCCCCAACATGAAGACGCACAGCAGGCCGCCGAGAAAAGAGATGGGAATCCCCAGGCTGGTCCAGAACGCAAGCTTCAAATCCAGAAATACGAGCAGCGCGATAAATACCAGGGCGTAACCCAGCAGTGCATTTCGGGTGAGCAGGTTCATCCGTGATTTTAGAATTTCGGTTTGATCTTCCAGGATATCCAGGTCAATGCCGGGCGGAAGCTTTGCCGACTTCAGATAATCCTTTACCGCCCGGGCGACTTTGAGGGTATCCTGGGATTCGCTTCGTGAGACCTTGATAAAGATGGCTCGCTTGCCGTTATGGCGGGCCACCAGATTGACATCTTTGAAGC from Desulfobacterales bacterium includes:
- a CDS encoding efflux RND transporter permease subunit, with product MANNRNGAKIFGSGLIGWFIDNHVAANLLMILFIGGGLLAIFSMRTELFPTINPRIINVTVPYPGATPHEVEDGITRRVEEALIEIEGVARVTSIARENMGVVTLEVEDFADMDDVVNDAENAVDQLADFPPQNAEDPMITQAKPQPSVITLVLSGEVPELTLKNWAKRIEDDLLRRRNISLVSLHGDRDYEISIEIPEENLRKYGLTIAEAGRMIRNSSLDLPAGTVESESGDILLRVQEKKYMGAAFKDIVIKSRADGSLLRLKDIANIVDGFKDVNLVARHNGKRAIFIKVSRSESQDTLKVARAVKDYLKSAKLPPGIDLDILEDQTEILKSRMNLLTRNALLGYALVFIALLVFLDLKLAFWTSLGIPISFLGGLLCVFMLGMSFNMVTLFALIVVLGIVVDDAIVTGESIFVEQESGKEDEKAAIAGVQAVRAPVSIGVFTTVAAFAPLAFTTGTLGQIMRPIPIFVISILLISLLEAFTILPAHLSSSSRWSRGVVLSINKGFSQLLRKFVDQLLLPVLRVAVRWRYAVLAAFVALLIIIGAMLRVGIIRFIFFPQIEGSRVTATLIMPVGTPFEVTRHNAAKMMNAAEQVAAELREKAGKSLFESTSLLVGGRFSQQTPPASQGGGAAGGNSAELQIQLIDPPRRDISAQEVANRLRETIGAIPNADELSFQSSLVSGGPDINIELAHTDAAVLDAAAAELKKRMRAMSGVTEVTDSLKPGKLEYVFELTSVGLAAGLKPADLGFQLRNAFYGYEVQRIQREQSELRVMVRYPESDRESIASISDFRVRLPNGDSAALEKVARIRQQKTYAEIIRVNGQRVTSVTADVVRRITTPEEALGGIMEKITPDLREAHPELGARVAGQSEDRREDLASLFRNMAIALLLIFALLGAQLRSYIQPAIIMAVIPFGMVGAVLGHLLLGFDLSFISIFGIVALTGVVINDSVVLIDYYNKRREELGDFPEEAVFEAVRRRFRPILLTTLTTSLALLPMLLETSLQARFLIPMAISLAFGLLFASFVLLFLLPILIRIVYDLRRWAGAVK